A window of Exiguobacterium sp. Helios genomic DNA:
TCATTATGAATCGTCCAGACGCCGGTTAATCGTCCGGCTTCATCCGTCGTGTAACGCTCAATCGTAATCAAGTATTCTCGTGGATCACGACCAAATTGAACGAGGGCTTCCTCATAACCATAATCGAGGCTGTACAGGTTCGGTGTATCCGGCCACATGTTGTCCGGTGTGCGTTCCGAACCCGGCATCTCGTGTTTCCCGAACTGGACGACGGAGCGGCATCCTTGCCGCAGTGCCGTCGCTACACAGTCTGCTCCCGTGTCACCGCCTCCGATGACGAGGACATCTTTCCCCCGTGTATCATGCAGGTCGATTAACGCTTGTCCTGTCAAAAGTTTCCGCGTCACGCTTGTCAAATATTCCATCGCGTATCCGACGCCACTACTCGGAGCGTCCGGTATTTTTCTTGGTTCAGTTGCGCCGACACAAAGGATGACGGCATCGTAATCGGCTTCTAGTTGATCCAGTGATAGATCAAGACCGATCGTGACACCGGTTTTGAACGTGATACCTTCCGTCTCAAGCAAGCGGACACGACGGGCAACGATGTCTTTCGAAAGTTTCATCGCCGGAATCCCGTATGTCAATAATCCACCAATTTGGTCTTCCCGTTCAAACACCGTCACTTGATGCCCCGCTTGGTTCAATTGATCGGCTGCCGCTAAGCCGGCCGGCCCTGAACCGACAATTGCAATTCGGTGTTGACTTCTGACCGACGGAATACGCGGTTGGACCCATCCTTTTTCAAAACCGATATCGATGATGGTCCGTTCGATCTGTTTGATCGTGACAGCAGGTTCGTTGATCGAGAGGGTGCACGATCCTTCACACGGCGCGGGACAGACACGGCCTGTGAATTCCGGGAAGTTATTTGTCTCTTGGAGCCGCTGCAGGGCTTCGTGGAAATTTCCCTGTTCGACCAGCACGTTCCATTCCGGAATCAAATTGTAGACCGGACACCCGATTTTGACTTGTCCATACGTCTCACCGACATGGCAAAACGGTGTCCCGCAATCCATGCAACGGCTGGCCTGCTCCGACGCTTCCGATTCAGAAAAACGTTCTTTGTACTCATTAAAATCGCCAACTCTTTCCCTGCTGTCACGTTCCTTGCCTGCCTGGCGAGGAACGTTCATAAATTGATCCCGTCTCTTCATTTTTCCCCTCCTGTTCCGCGTCCGATATGCGTCTCAAATGCCAGCAACATCGCTTCTTCTGTATTGTGTCCCTGTTGCGCGTAGCCTGCCATCAGAGTCGTCACAGCTTGGTAGGTCGTCGGGATGACACGGATGAATGAGCTGAGGACATGATCCCAGTTTGCCAGGATGGCATGACCTTGTTCACTGTTCGTCCGCGCAACATGCCGCTCGATAAACGATTTTAAGCGTGTTGCTTCTTCCGGGTCAGAAACAGCTCCCGTTACGACGAGTTCCCGATTGATCCGGGCCTCAAAACGTGTAACATCTTTTGGCAAGACGTACGCGACGCCACCCGACATTCCGGCCGCGAAGTTCAGTCCGACATCACCCAAGATGACGACACTTCCGCCCGTCATATATTCGAGACCATGATTTCCGATCCCTTCAACGACCGCGGTTGCTCCGCTGTTCCGGACAGCAAATCGTTCCCCCGCTTGACCATTGACGTAAAGTTCGCCGCTTGTCGCTCCGTACAGTGCGACATTTCCGATGATGACCTGATCAGAAGAGACAAAACTGGATTTTGCCTGCGGACGAACGGCGATGACACCCCCTGATAATCCCTTGCCGACGTAGTCGTTGGCATCTCCTGACACATTCAATGTCATGCCGCGTGGAATATACGCCCCAAGACTTTGACCGGCTGAACCTGTCAGATTCAGCGTTAACCGATCCGTCGGAAGCCCCATTGCGCCGTAGAGCCGTGTCAAACGTGATCCGGTATTCGTTCCGATTGCCCGGTCTATATTGGTGATCGGGAAGGCAAAGGTTTGTTGTTCCGTAAAGGATTCATCCGTGATGACAGTTTCCAGTTCCCGTCCGTCAAATGAAGCCGAGACGTAATGCTGTTGATACTGCCGGTTCTCTGCCGAATAACCCGGCATGACGAACAGTCGGGATAAATCGAGACTGGAAGCTTTCCAGTGCGTCTTCATCCGGTTGGACGTTTCTAACAGATCGGTCCGACCGACTAAATCGGCTAAACGTCTCACACCGAGTTGTGCTAAATATTCACGGACTTCTTCGGCGACAAATTCCATGAAATGGACGACATAATCCGCCGATCCTGTAAATTTCTCACGTAATTTCGGATCTTGTGTCGCGACACCAACCGGACACGTATCGAGGTGGCAGGCCCGCATCATGATACAGCCGACGGCAATTAACGGTGCCGTTGCAAACCCGTATTCATTGGCTCCGAGCATCGCAGCGATGATGACATCGCGTCCCGTCAATAACTTTCCATCCGTTTCCAAAACGACCCGGTCCCGTAATCCGTTTAATGCAAGTGTCTGATGGGTTTCGGCCAAGCCCAGTTCCCACGGTAATCCCGTATGTTGAATGCTGGTCTTCGGTGAAGCACCGGTCCCTCCGTCATGACCGCTGATGACAATGACATCGGCCAATCCTTTGGCGACGCCGGCAGCAATCGTTCCGACACCGCCTTTGGCGACTAGCTTAACACTGATCCGCGCCTGATCATTCGCTCGTTTCAAGTCGTGAATCAACTGCGCCAAATCTTCAATCGAATAAATATCATGGTGGGGTGGAGGTGAAATCAATCCGACACCGGGTGTCGAGGCCCGGACACGGGCAATCCACGGGTAAACTTTTTCTCCCGGCAGCTGCCCGCCTTCTCCCGGCTTTGCTCCTTGTGCGACCTTGATTTGCAGTTCGTCGGCATGGACGAGGTAATCGCTCGTGACACCGAATCGACCAGATGCAATCTGTTTGATCCGGCTCATCCGGGAATCACCGTTTTCATCCAAATGATACCGTTCCTCTTCCTCACCGCCTTCACCGCTGTTACTTTTCCCGCCGAGCCGGTTCATCGCAATCGCTAACGTCTCGTGTGCCTCTTTGGACAGCGAACCGTAAGACATGGCTCCCGTCTTGAAATACTTGACGATTTCGCTGACCGGTTCAACTTCTTCAAGCGGAATCGGAGTCGTTTCCCGGAAAGACATGAGGTGACGCAAAAACGTCGCCGGTTCTTCCTGGATCCGGGAAGAATAGGTTTTGAACAAGTCATACCGACCGGTTCGGCAAGCATGTTGCAGTAAATGAATCGTTGCCGGGTTGAACGCATGATGTTCTCCGTCGTGCCGATAGCGGAAGACACTGCCTGACTCAAGGTGTGTCCGTCTGATTCCTTCTTCATGTTGACGAAGAGCTTCCTGTTCAATCAGTGACAAGTTCAAACCGTCGAGTTGCGAGACAGTTCCTGTGAAGTAACGGTCGATGACCTCTTCGGCAATCCCGACAGCCTCAAAAATTTGAGCCCCCCGGTAACTGAAGACCGTCGAAATGCCCATCTTCGACATGACTTTGACCACACCCTCTGTCACTGCGGACCGGTATCGCTCCGCATAGTCAGGCATCGTTTCGACAACGGCATCTTGTAACGTCGCATAGACAAGGTAAGGATGAATGGCATCGGCTCCGTATCCGAGCAAGGCGGCAAAATGATGGACTTCCCGGATTTCACCACCTTCGATGATTAAACTGACTTTCGTCCGCAGACCTTCCCGTATCAAATGATGATGGACAGCACTTGTGACAAGCAGGATCGGCATCGGGACAGCACCCGGCCGGACATTCTGGTCGGAAAGAATCAACAGTTCACAGCCCCCTCGGACGGCATGGACAGCTTGCTCGAGTAACGCTTCGAGTGTTTCCTCAAGCGGACCGTCAAATACGGTCGAAAGCGTCTTGTGAACGAGTTTCGTCTGCTTTAAGGCCGCAGCTTCCGATGGCGTGAGAACCGGGGATGTGAGACGAATCCGACGGCAATTCTGCCGGTTCGGCGTCAACAGTTCCCCTTGCTGACCGAGCCAGGTCATCGTCGACGTAACGATTTGTTCCCGCAACGCATCGATCGGCGGATTCGTCACCTGCGCGAATAGCTGTTTAAAATACCGGAACAAGGATTGCGGCCGTTCACTCAGCACAGCAAGCGGGATATCCGTCCCCATCGCACCTAACGGATCTTTTTTCTCTTCCACCAGCGGAATCAAATACTGATCGATGTCTTCCCGTGTGTAACCAAACAACCGTTGTAACGTTCCGAGATTCGAGATCTCTTCCGTTTTCACGTCTGCCGGTAATTTTATCATCTCTTCCGCCAACCACTCGGCATAGGGATGGCGCATCGCGAGTTCACGCTTGACCTCTTCATCTGAAATCAATTGGCCGGACGCAAAATCAAGCAATAACAGTTCTCCCGGAACAAGGCGTTTCTTAAATAAGATATCGTGTTCAGCTACCGGCAGAACACCGGATTCTGAAGATAACATGAAATGACCGTCCCGCATCATCATGTACCGAGCAGGTCGCAGACCATTCCGGTCAAGTGTCGCCCCAATCTGTTTCCCGTTCGTGAAGACAATCGCTGACGGACCATCCCACGGTTCCATCATACTGCTGTGATATTCATAATACGCCCGCTTTGCCGGCCGGACCTCTGCATGTTCGAACGGTTCCGGCACGAGCATCAATGCTGTTTCTGCCAGCGTCAATCCAGACAGATATAAAAACTCGAACGCATTATCAAGCATCGAGGAGTCACTGCCCGATTCGTCCAAAATCGGTAAGACATCTTTCGCCCGACGGCCGTACGTCGTCTTGGCCAATCCGTTTTCACGGCTCCGCATTGCCCGGACATTCCCTTGTAATGTATTGATTTCTCCATTATGGATGAGATAACGGTTAGGATGGGCACGTTTCCAGCTCGGAAAGGTGTTCGTACTGAATCTAGAGTGGACGATCGCGAAACCAGACTGGTACCGTTCATCCTGCAAATCATCAAAATACAAACCGAGTTGATCCGTCGTCACCAGTCCTTTGTAGACAATCGTCTCGCTGGAGCTGCTTAAGACGTATTGTTCGATACCGAGTTGCTCCGCTTCTCGCTCAAACAGTCGACGAATCAAAAACAGTGTCCGCTCGAACGCTAATCCTTCGACGTTTTTGGCTTCAATAAAGCATTGCCGGATGACGGGTTCCGTTTGACGCGCTTTATCACCGATCACCGTGTTCGTAACCGGGACAGTTCGCCACTCAATTAACCCTTGTCCTTCTGATAAAATAATCGATTCCAAAACACGTTCCAACCGTTGACGCAAGCGGTCTTCCCGCGGCAAAAACATCATCATTACCCCGTAGTCCCCACTGCGTGGCAAGTTGATATTTCGTAACGTTTGGCGGAAGAGACGATCTGGTATTTGTGTGAGGACGCCGGCTCCATCGCCTGTTTTGGCATCACTACCTTGTCCCCCCCGATGTTCCATCT
This region includes:
- a CDS encoding glutamate synthase subunit beta, producing the protein MKRRDQFMNVPRQAGKERDSRERVGDFNEYKERFSESEASEQASRCMDCGTPFCHVGETYGQVKIGCPVYNLIPEWNVLVEQGNFHEALQRLQETNNFPEFTGRVCPAPCEGSCTLSINEPAVTIKQIERTIIDIGFEKGWVQPRIPSVRSQHRIAIVGSGPAGLAAADQLNQAGHQVTVFEREDQIGGLLTYGIPAMKLSKDIVARRVRLLETEGITFKTGVTIGLDLSLDQLEADYDAVILCVGATEPRKIPDAPSSGVGYAMEYLTSVTRKLLTGQALIDLHDTRGKDVLVIGGGDTGADCVATALRQGCRSVVQFGKHEMPGSERTPDNMWPDTPNLYSLDYGYEEALVQFGRDPREYLITIERYTTDEAGRLTGVWTIHNEKIRHGDGRVEFQKLLGTEKYYPVDTMLIAIGFSGVEQDVLRHLPVETQNGKIKTRSYATGRPGVFAAGDARRGQSLIVWAIREGREVAEKVEQHLLSLHQQTG
- the gltB gene encoding glutamate synthase large subunit, whose protein sequence is MSFHQMPQRQGLYDPRQEHDACGIGVYAHRTGRVSHEIVQNALKMLCQMEHRGGQGSDAKTGDGAGVLTQIPDRLFRQTLRNINLPRSGDYGVMMMFLPREDRLRQRLERVLESIILSEGQGLIEWRTVPVTNTVIGDKARQTEPVIRQCFIEAKNVEGLAFERTLFLIRRLFEREAEQLGIEQYVLSSSSETIVYKGLVTTDQLGLYFDDLQDERYQSGFAIVHSRFSTNTFPSWKRAHPNRYLIHNGEINTLQGNVRAMRSRENGLAKTTYGRRAKDVLPILDESGSDSSMLDNAFEFLYLSGLTLAETALMLVPEPFEHAEVRPAKRAYYEYHSSMMEPWDGPSAIVFTNGKQIGATLDRNGLRPARYMMMRDGHFMLSSESGVLPVAEHDILFKKRLVPGELLLLDFASGQLISDEEVKRELAMRHPYAEWLAEEMIKLPADVKTEEISNLGTLQRLFGYTREDIDQYLIPLVEEKKDPLGAMGTDIPLAVLSERPQSLFRYFKQLFAQVTNPPIDALREQIVTSTMTWLGQQGELLTPNRQNCRRIRLTSPVLTPSEAAALKQTKLVHKTLSTVFDGPLEETLEALLEQAVHAVRGGCELLILSDQNVRPGAVPMPILLVTSAVHHHLIREGLRTKVSLIIEGGEIREVHHFAALLGYGADAIHPYLVYATLQDAVVETMPDYAERYRSAVTEGVVKVMSKMGISTVFSYRGAQIFEAVGIAEEVIDRYFTGTVSQLDGLNLSLIEQEALRQHEEGIRRTHLESGSVFRYRHDGEHHAFNPATIHLLQHACRTGRYDLFKTYSSRIQEEPATFLRHLMSFRETTPIPLEEVEPVSEIVKYFKTGAMSYGSLSKEAHETLAIAMNRLGGKSNSGEGGEEEERYHLDENGDSRMSRIKQIASGRFGVTSDYLVHADELQIKVAQGAKPGEGGQLPGEKVYPWIARVRASTPGVGLISPPPHHDIYSIEDLAQLIHDLKRANDQARISVKLVAKGGVGTIAAGVAKGLADVIVISGHDGGTGASPKTSIQHTGLPWELGLAETHQTLALNGLRDRVVLETDGKLLTGRDVIIAAMLGANEYGFATAPLIAVGCIMMRACHLDTCPVGVATQDPKLREKFTGSADYVVHFMEFVAEEVREYLAQLGVRRLADLVGRTDLLETSNRMKTHWKASSLDLSRLFVMPGYSAENRQYQQHYVSASFDGRELETVITDESFTEQQTFAFPITNIDRAIGTNTGSRLTRLYGAMGLPTDRLTLNLTGSAGQSLGAYIPRGMTLNVSGDANDYVGKGLSGGVIAVRPQAKSSFVSSDQVIIGNVALYGATSGELYVNGQAGERFAVRNSGATAVVEGIGNHGLEYMTGGSVVILGDVGLNFAAGMSGGVAYVLPKDVTRFEARINRELVVTGAVSDPEEATRLKSFIERHVARTNSEQGHAILANWDHVLSSFIRVIPTTYQAVTTLMAGYAQQGHNTEEAMLLAFETHIGRGTGGEK